A single Parachlamydiales bacterium DNA region contains:
- the coaD gene encoding pantetheine-phosphate adenylyltransferase — protein MEQAVFPGTFNPPTIGHLDIIERASKLVKTLYVAVGNNPKKSKQEATIEKRLEWLKLITSNLPNVQVVSFEGLLADFARINGIKVAIRSIRGALELEQETMQAKMNKAMTGLETLFIPSDLPYISSSLVREVAVNKGPIEAFVPYSLVKDILIAYS, from the coding sequence ATGGAACAGGCTGTCTTCCCGGGGACTTTCAACCCGCCGACAATAGGGCATCTGGATATTATTGAAAGAGCATCAAAACTTGTTAAAACACTTTATGTTGCTGTAGGGAATAACCCTAAGAAAAGCAAGCAGGAAGCGACAATAGAGAAACGTTTAGAATGGCTAAAACTCATCACTTCAAACCTGCCAAACGTACAAGTCGTTTCATTTGAAGGACTGCTTGCAGATTTCGCTAGAATAAACGGTATCAAGGTAGCTATCCGTTCTATCCGCGGGGCGTTGGAACTGGAGCAGGAAACTATGCAAGCCAAGATGAATAAGGCTATGACTGGATTAGAGACACTATTTATTCCATCAGATCTTCCTTACATCAGCTCTAGTTTAGTCAGAGAAGTCGCTGTCAATAAAGGCCCGATTGAGGCTTTTGTACCTTATAGTTTGGTTAAGGATATCCTTATTGCCTACTCTTAA
- the hemH gene encoding ferrochelatase, with translation MPSKKGVLLVNLGTPLSPKPKDVYKYLIEFLTDGRVVDIPWLTRQFLVRGLIVPRRYKNSAASYKEIWTDEGSPLMVYSMKSKDLLQKSLGDDFHIELAMRYQQPSIKDALKKLEAANLKQLVVLPLFPQYASATTGSVHQEVMRHLGKWNAIPTTKFIGSFYNEPLVIKAFAENALKYNLNDYDHFLFSFHGLPERQLNKADKNKHCLKAKSCCKELCRVNRGCYSAQCHHTARLIQEQLGLSDEKVSLCFQSRLGSEPWLQPYAVDELKKLATEGKKNVLVFSPAFVADCLETIYEVSVEYNQEFKHLGGHKLDLVEGLNVNPTWIKAMQEIIVSS, from the coding sequence ATGCCATCGAAGAAAGGGGTTCTCCTAGTAAATTTAGGTACACCATTATCTCCAAAGCCTAAAGATGTTTATAAATACTTGATTGAGTTTCTAACGGATGGAAGAGTCGTAGATATTCCTTGGCTAACGCGGCAATTTCTAGTCCGGGGCCTGATCGTACCGCGGCGTTATAAGAATTCCGCTGCTTCTTATAAAGAAATTTGGACGGATGAGGGTTCTCCTTTGATGGTATACAGTATGAAGTCCAAAGATCTTTTGCAAAAATCCTTGGGTGATGACTTTCATATTGAGTTAGCTATGCGTTATCAACAGCCATCGATTAAAGACGCTTTAAAAAAATTAGAAGCGGCAAATTTAAAACAGCTTGTTGTTCTCCCTTTGTTTCCCCAATATGCATCGGCTACTACAGGATCTGTCCATCAAGAGGTGATGCGTCATCTAGGAAAGTGGAACGCAATTCCTACAACTAAATTTATCGGTTCTTTTTATAACGAGCCCTTAGTGATTAAGGCATTTGCAGAGAATGCGCTTAAGTATAATTTAAATGATTACGACCATTTTTTATTTAGTTTTCATGGTCTTCCTGAAAGGCAGCTAAATAAAGCAGATAAAAATAAACATTGTTTAAAAGCAAAAAGCTGCTGCAAAGAACTTTGCCGAGTCAATCGGGGATGCTACAGCGCGCAATGCCATCATACTGCGCGCTTAATTCAAGAACAGCTGGGCTTATCGGACGAAAAAGTTTCGCTATGTTTTCAATCTCGATTGGGGAGTGAACCCTGGCTGCAACCCTATGCTGTGGATGAGCTGAAAAAACTCGCGACAGAAGGGAAGAAAAATGTTTTAGTATTCAGCCCTGCCTTCGTTGCGGATTGCTTAGAAACAATTTATGAAGTTTCCGTAGAATACAACCAAGAATTTAAACACTTAGGGGGTCATAAATTAGATCTTGTTGAGGGCTTAAATGTGAATCCCACCTGGATCAAAGCTATGCAAGAAATCATAGTAAGTTCTTGA
- a CDS encoding ATP-binding protein, protein MATFISKIIYGIAWKTYSSVLAFFCIVIGIIVLYGWKIESSALVQVYSTYAPMKVNTALCFILTGASILLHINFLHRIARILNFLVIIVVLVTGLQYILHVDFGIDNFIFHPFTAVETMVAGRMSPTAITCFTFTNMGLALLGTRSLITAFLQGISGIFVLVLSLASIFFYLSGLKGSLIGTNLTYMAIHTSLLFQGLGWLLFIHSGKMLTHFSSRHGWLLPVFVGIGGLAITACLFLALREQQKILLNKSFDIISEGIGDSIENYFDDRIKGIMRVSTRWTARGGAPKNEWLADAESYVKDHPSIQFMFKTDEDEHIIWTAPLKDDQLLNGMKLPPLKALSSTEGGKIGISYNKALFNNKTVFIIAARLSVNKKPEGYVGAVFDIDKLINTTMKRSNFQKFGIKVYHDGSLVTSENIGRSSDYTGKGKIDISDHVFDLEIFPDASFVAKQKSTLPFAILFVGLLLSALSSIATYYNVEVAKGRRNLHKAYSEMSQKEKELRRQKNLLQYIMDNSDVLIYLKDIKGKYLLVNSRFIELFCSEGPHKGFTDFDLFPADIAEHLIQNDKKIMNEKKKQMIEEVVPVKGGQKTFLSLKAPVFDTDGNFYAICGMSTDISKRIEAEKKLQSSLNSLEEINRQILEARKKAEEANIAKSAFLANMSHEIRTPLNGVIGMTELLYNTELSEKQERYVQRISSSGKMLLTLVNDILDLSKIEAGKLILDTTEGNIATLVKEVVEIMTVRTEEKNLQLSIDLDPQIPNPIFLDVARLRQILVNLVGNAVKFTEKGGVKIKCFCIKHKETDSNHMALRFEVIDTGIGITKSKFNQIFEKFSQADVSTTRKFGGTGLGLAICKQLVERMGGDIGFESEENKGSTFWFELLFTLQKKEGAKDPEWRPTCEQFSELKFLILGCNSQQTSVIKDYVGSWNIKCTHCYTGEAAVEECLSEITYDILIVDDSVQDWEAITVVNSLLANQGKKRVAILLVYSGLKPQSEVSSKVDIVLKLPFSSSELFNCVAAYFTRSFRNKDEFLNDYSLTQTNDAKGNNEKNNK, encoded by the coding sequence ATGGCAACATTTATAAGTAAAATTATTTATGGTATAGCATGGAAGACCTACTCCTCCGTTCTTGCTTTTTTCTGCATAGTTATAGGAATAATCGTTCTCTATGGCTGGAAAATCGAAAGTTCAGCACTGGTCCAAGTCTATTCCACCTATGCCCCTATGAAGGTCAATACCGCGCTATGCTTTATCCTTACAGGCGCTTCTATCTTATTACATATAAATTTCTTGCATAGGATTGCAAGGATCCTGAATTTTTTAGTGATCATTGTAGTGTTGGTAACCGGATTGCAATATATCCTGCATGTTGATTTTGGTATTGATAATTTTATTTTCCACCCTTTTACAGCAGTGGAAACAATGGTTGCGGGACGGATGTCTCCTACTGCTATTACATGTTTTACTTTCACTAACATGGGATTGGCATTATTAGGAACGCGGAGCCTTATTACAGCGTTTCTTCAAGGGATTTCGGGGATATTTGTACTTGTCCTTTCGTTAGCTTCCATCTTTTTCTATTTGAGCGGTTTGAAGGGCTCACTGATCGGAACGAATTTAACGTATATGGCAATACATACTTCACTGTTATTTCAGGGCTTAGGCTGGCTCTTATTCATTCATTCAGGAAAGATGCTGACACATTTCTCTTCCCGGCATGGCTGGCTATTACCCGTATTTGTGGGGATAGGAGGGCTTGCTATAACCGCGTGCTTATTTTTGGCATTAAGGGAACAGCAAAAGATTTTATTAAACAAGTCATTCGACATTATTTCAGAGGGTATTGGTGATTCTATAGAGAACTATTTTGATGATAGGATCAAAGGGATTATGCGGGTATCTACTCGTTGGACGGCGAGGGGGGGGGCTCCGAAGAATGAATGGTTAGCGGATGCAGAGAGTTATGTGAAGGATCATCCAAGTATTCAATTTATGTTTAAAACAGACGAAGATGAACATATTATTTGGACAGCACCTTTGAAAGATGATCAGTTGCTAAATGGTATGAAATTGCCGCCTCTTAAAGCACTTTCAAGCACTGAAGGAGGGAAGATTGGAATTTCATATAACAAGGCGTTATTCAATAACAAAACAGTTTTTATTATTGCTGCGCGATTGAGTGTGAATAAAAAACCGGAGGGGTATGTCGGAGCTGTGTTCGATATTGATAAACTCATTAATACGACAATGAAACGATCAAATTTTCAAAAATTTGGTATAAAGGTTTACCATGACGGCTCTTTAGTCACTTCTGAAAATATCGGCAGATCATCAGACTATACCGGAAAAGGTAAAATTGATATTTCCGATCATGTGTTCGATTTAGAAATCTTTCCGGATGCGAGTTTCGTTGCAAAACAAAAATCAACCCTTCCTTTTGCTATTTTGTTTGTAGGGCTTCTTTTGTCTGCTCTTTCTTCAATCGCTACTTATTACAATGTAGAAGTGGCGAAAGGACGTCGCAATTTACATAAAGCATATAGTGAAATGAGCCAGAAGGAAAAAGAGCTTAGACGTCAAAAGAATCTTCTACAGTATATTATGGATAATTCCGATGTCCTCATTTACTTGAAGGATATCAAAGGCAAATATTTGCTTGTGAATTCCCGTTTTATAGAGTTATTTTGCAGCGAAGGCCCTCATAAAGGGTTCACCGATTTCGATCTCTTTCCTGCTGATATTGCAGAACATCTGATTCAAAATGATAAAAAAATTATGAATGAAAAAAAGAAGCAGATGATTGAAGAAGTCGTTCCCGTAAAGGGGGGACAGAAGACCTTTTTATCTTTAAAAGCCCCCGTGTTCGATACCGATGGTAACTTTTATGCAATCTGTGGAATGTCTACAGATATTTCAAAAAGGATTGAAGCTGAGAAAAAGCTGCAATCCTCCCTTAATAGCCTAGAAGAGATTAATCGACAAATATTAGAAGCCAGGAAAAAAGCTGAAGAGGCTAATATTGCAAAAAGCGCCTTTCTAGCAAATATGAGCCACGAAATCCGCACTCCTTTGAATGGCGTCATTGGTATGACGGAGCTGTTGTATAACACAGAGTTATCAGAGAAGCAGGAAAGATACGTTCAAAGAATTTCATCTTCTGGGAAAATGCTTTTAACTCTTGTGAACGATATTTTAGATCTTTCGAAAATTGAAGCAGGGAAATTGATCTTAGATACTACTGAGGGTAATATTGCAACTTTGGTCAAAGAGGTTGTCGAGATTATGACGGTGCGTACAGAAGAGAAAAATCTCCAACTTAGCATAGATCTGGATCCCCAAATACCGAATCCAATCTTTTTAGATGTTGCCCGTTTGCGTCAGATACTGGTTAATCTTGTAGGCAATGCCGTGAAGTTTACCGAAAAAGGGGGGGTTAAGATTAAGTGCTTTTGCATTAAGCATAAGGAAACCGACAGCAATCATATGGCGCTGCGGTTTGAAGTGATAGATACAGGAATAGGAATAACTAAGAGTAAATTTAATCAGATTTTTGAAAAGTTCTCTCAAGCAGATGTTTCAACGACACGTAAATTTGGAGGAACAGGCTTAGGCCTTGCCATTTGCAAGCAGTTAGTGGAAAGAATGGGTGGAGATATAGGCTTTGAGAGCGAGGAAAATAAGGGATCGACATTTTGGTTTGAGTTATTATTTACTCTCCAAAAGAAAGAAGGAGCAAAAGACCCTGAATGGAGGCCCACTTGCGAGCAATTTTCGGAACTAAAATTCTTAATTCTAGGGTGTAATTCACAGCAAACCTCCGTTATAAAAGATTATGTAGGAAGCTGGAATATAAAATGCACTCATTGCTATACAGGTGAAGCCGCCGTTGAAGAGTGCCTTTCAGAAATCACGTATGATATATTAATTGTGGATGATAGTGTGCAGGATTGGGAAGCTATTACCGTTGTGAATAGTCTCTTAGCTAATCAAGGTAAAAAGAGAGTGGCTATTTTACTGGTATATTCCGGCCTTAAACCTCAGTCAGAGGTTTCTTCTAAGGTAGATATTGTCTTAAAATTGCCTTTCTCCAGTTCTGAGCTATTTAATTGCGTGGCAGCATATTTCACTAGGTCATTCAGGAACAAAGATGAGTTTCTAAATGATTATTCGTTAACCCAAACAAATGATGCAAAGGGTAACAATGAAAAAAATAACAAGTAA
- a CDS encoding Fe-Mn family superoxide dismutase, protein MLKKYRFASLLLLIQAMALPLAAAPESNSTYQTYVAKDFSTLKGLKGISDNLMAMHLKLYEGYVKNTNLLHDQLQDLVKEGKERSPQYAGLKRIYGWEFDGMRLHEYYFGNLGGDGKPVQEGTLNKAIVKQFGSYENWKKDFIATGMIRGIGWAVLYQDPSNGNLVNTWINEHDLGHLAGGKPLVIMDVFEHAYITEYGLNREDYIKAFFDNLSWKVAEERFNPAVVTSPTTQELTTNKLRYK, encoded by the coding sequence ATGCTTAAAAAATACCGTTTTGCATCTTTGTTATTGTTGATTCAAGCTATGGCATTACCTTTGGCTGCTGCACCAGAGTCCAATTCAACCTACCAAACCTACGTAGCTAAGGATTTCAGCACTCTAAAAGGTTTGAAAGGTATTTCAGATAATCTGATGGCGATGCACTTGAAACTTTATGAAGGCTACGTCAAAAACACGAATTTACTGCACGATCAGTTGCAAGATCTTGTCAAAGAAGGAAAAGAACGCTCTCCCCAATATGCCGGGCTGAAAAGAATCTACGGCTGGGAATTTGATGGTATGCGCTTGCATGAGTATTATTTCGGCAATCTGGGCGGTGACGGAAAACCCGTCCAAGAAGGGACTTTAAATAAAGCGATCGTAAAACAGTTTGGGTCCTATGAGAATTGGAAAAAAGACTTTATCGCGACCGGAATGATCAGAGGAATTGGCTGGGCTGTGCTTTATCAAGACCCTTCCAATGGAAATTTAGTCAATACATGGATCAATGAACACGATCTAGGGCATCTTGCCGGTGGCAAGCCTTTAGTTATCATGGATGTATTTGAACATGCTTATATCACTGAATATGGCTTGAATCGTGAAGACTACATCAAAGCTTTCTTTGATAACTTATCATGGAAAGTTGCTGAAGAGAGATTTAACCCTGCCGTTGTTACGTCTCCAACAACCCAGGAGCTCACTACAAATAAGCTAAGATATAAGTAG
- the tpx gene encoding thiol peroxidase codes for MSQVTLRGKPIHTLGHLPSVGKTVPNFTLVGSDLSEVTLSQFNGKTVLLNIFPSLDTDVCALSVQKFNAELAKHPEITVLHISKDLPFAMNRFCSTNKLEGATTLSAFNSNFGKDFGVEIQEGPMRGLLSRAVIILDEQGKVIYEEQVPEIGQEPDYKKALSALGIDLAVSKGGNHA; via the coding sequence ATGTCTCAAGTTACACTTAGAGGAAAGCCAATTCATACTCTAGGCCATCTGCCCAGTGTAGGAAAAACAGTACCGAATTTTACTCTAGTAGGGAGTGATCTCTCTGAAGTGACATTATCGCAATTTAACGGTAAGACTGTACTATTAAATATTTTTCCTAGCCTAGATACAGATGTTTGCGCCTTATCGGTGCAGAAGTTTAATGCCGAATTAGCGAAGCATCCTGAAATAACAGTGCTTCATATTTCCAAAGACCTGCCTTTTGCTATGAACCGATTTTGTTCTACGAATAAATTGGAAGGCGCCACTACGTTATCTGCTTTCAACAGCAATTTCGGAAAGGATTTTGGTGTGGAAATTCAAGAAGGACCCATGAGAGGATTGTTATCACGCGCTGTGATTATTTTAGATGAGCAAGGCAAAGTTATTTACGAAGAACAAGTTCCTGAAATAGGACAAGAACCTGACTATAAAAAAGCACTATCAGCATTAGGAATTGATTTAGCCGTTTCTAAAGGAGGTAACCATGCTTAA
- a CDS encoding response regulator has translation MKKITSKFPGRNVLVVEDNLINQEIIKELLELMDFHIDIASHGKEALKSTAAKKYDIIFMDIQMPEMDGYETTRQIRHIESPNKHTTIIALTANAMSDDKIKCIEVGMNDYLSKPLDVQKLEVILQKYLINLSDDANK, from the coding sequence ATGAAAAAAATAACAAGTAAATTTCCGGGACGAAACGTCCTTGTCGTTGAGGACAATCTCATTAACCAGGAAATCATAAAAGAACTCCTTGAACTCATGGACTTCCATATCGATATCGCTTCACACGGAAAAGAAGCATTGAAGAGCACGGCTGCAAAGAAATATGATATTATTTTTATGGATATCCAAATGCCTGAAATGGACGGGTACGAAACGACACGACAGATCAGACATATTGAAAGCCCCAATAAACACACTACCATTATTGCTTTAACAGCAAATGCCATGAGCGATGATAAGATAAAATGTATAGAAGTAGGGATGAACGATTATCTTTCAAAACCTCTGGATGTACAAAAATTGGAGGTCATATTGCAAAAGTACCTTATTAATCTAAGCGACGATGCTAATAAATGA
- a CDS encoding GAF domain-containing protein, with the protein MKIENEYENLPSLSQKPFIQALICALSLALIHYVLGGGALFLPLILYGFWFLSCIIASLYGTVVGLFCSILCSAIYLLFHVFDPNIPLGALLQFRPYEQPLLWIFSAIVFGEIRSQLNLTMLQMQDHLSLLSDSNQMLQDNVAEVQRENNKFKHLLVSSSEKNEETINVLLPLLALKSTQVLLNVENAIHTILSPKKFSIYANGNDGLEILISHGWSAMDAFPLRIVPDDLLYKSVVIHREAVAATDIPIDFLEKHGVFAAPFSDPETGEVYGMIKIEEMGAKPLDQSSVEIAKELCRFIGQVYALARHYQDAMKSSIYSRQGYIYSDAMHQCLHEYLLMLAKKLGFSLSSFHIVLRSASENVFLSELRIVSEIIARILPSQALIFQGKGPSYELSVLLPGCLPRQVETYEVALTKALHEQGSLKTSKVYVTRKTEYVLEVALMNS; encoded by the coding sequence ATGAAGATCGAAAATGAGTATGAGAACCTTCCCTCCTTATCTCAAAAGCCATTTATCCAGGCATTAATCTGCGCATTAAGCCTGGCTCTCATCCATTATGTTCTGGGAGGAGGAGCCTTGTTTCTTCCTTTGATCCTCTATGGATTTTGGTTTTTGTCATGCATAATAGCCTCTTTATACGGCACAGTTGTGGGGCTGTTTTGCTCAATCTTATGCAGTGCAATTTATTTGCTTTTTCATGTATTCGATCCAAACATTCCTTTGGGAGCATTATTACAGTTCCGCCCTTACGAGCAGCCTTTATTATGGATTTTCTCAGCGATAGTTTTTGGAGAAATTCGTTCACAGCTCAATCTTACTATGCTGCAAATGCAAGACCATCTCTCTCTCTTAAGTGATTCTAATCAAATGCTGCAGGACAATGTTGCAGAAGTGCAGAGAGAGAATAATAAGTTTAAGCATTTGTTAGTCTCAAGTAGCGAGAAAAATGAGGAGACCATCAATGTTTTGCTTCCACTTTTAGCCCTTAAGTCAACACAGGTATTGCTTAATGTAGAAAACGCTATTCATACCATATTGAGTCCTAAGAAATTCTCTATCTATGCCAACGGGAATGATGGGCTGGAGATTTTGATTTCACACGGCTGGTCTGCGATGGATGCCTTCCCTTTGCGTATTGTTCCGGATGATCTTCTCTATAAATCAGTAGTGATCCATAGGGAAGCTGTTGCCGCAACAGACATACCGATCGATTTCCTTGAAAAACATGGAGTCTTTGCCGCTCCCTTTAGCGATCCCGAAACAGGGGAAGTCTACGGGATGATTAAAATAGAGGAAATGGGAGCGAAGCCCCTCGATCAAAGCAGCGTTGAAATTGCCAAAGAGTTGTGTCGGTTCATAGGCCAGGTTTATGCACTGGCCCGCCATTACCAAGATGCAATGAAGAGCTCTATCTACTCGCGACAAGGCTATATCTATTCTGATGCCATGCACCAGTGCTTGCATGAATATTTACTGATGTTAGCAAAAAAGCTTGGGTTCTCTTTATCTTCTTTCCATATTGTGCTGAGGTCTGCCTCGGAGAATGTTTTCTTATCTGAACTGCGTATCGTTTCAGAGATCATCGCCAGAATACTACCCTCGCAGGCCCTGATCTTCCAGGGTAAGGGCCCGTCTTATGAATTATCAGTGCTTCTTCCCGGATGCCTGCCTAGGCAAGTAGAAACATATGAAGTTGCTTTAACTAAAGCTTTACATGAGCAAGGTTCACTCAAAACTAGCAAAGTATATGTGACACGTAAAACAGAATATGTGCTAGAAGTAGCATTGATGAATAGTTAA
- a CDS encoding ROK family protein translates to MSHNFLSLGIDLGGTKAEIALVDTKGIVVKDIKIPTRVHEGPEAVAEDIITASKNLIKESPQKVKAVGAGIAGQISSQGDKVLFAPNLNWTDIPLKNILEKGLDLPCVLLNDVRAATWGEWLHGAGKGCKDFICIFIGTGIGGGIVTNGHLMQGYSNTAGELGHTTLREGGRQCTCGNRGCLEAYAGGWGIAVTVQEAVANNPERAKKLLELAEGDIHKIKGEHLTAAHKLADPLAIEIHNDLIKNLAHGCVSFVNAFNPQKIIFGGSVALSHPTFIQEVHQEILRYALKAATAKLESIPAKLGVKANVIGAAAAATVE, encoded by the coding sequence ATGTCTCACAATTTTCTATCCCTCGGCATCGATCTTGGCGGAACAAAAGCGGAAATAGCCTTGGTAGATACCAAAGGCATTGTCGTTAAAGATATTAAAATACCTACCCGTGTGCATGAAGGGCCTGAAGCTGTTGCAGAAGATATTATTACCGCATCAAAAAATCTTATCAAAGAATCCCCTCAAAAAGTTAAGGCAGTCGGAGCCGGAATCGCAGGTCAAATAAGCTCGCAAGGTGACAAAGTACTTTTTGCACCCAACTTAAACTGGACCGATATCCCCCTTAAAAACATCTTAGAAAAAGGGCTCGACCTTCCCTGTGTATTATTGAATGATGTCAGGGCCGCTACTTGGGGCGAATGGCTTCATGGAGCAGGAAAAGGATGCAAAGATTTCATCTGTATCTTTATCGGAACGGGTATCGGCGGAGGCATAGTCACTAATGGCCACCTCATGCAGGGCTACAGCAACACCGCAGGTGAACTGGGACATACGACCTTGCGTGAAGGTGGACGTCAATGCACCTGTGGAAATCGCGGCTGTTTAGAGGCCTATGCAGGTGGTTGGGGCATTGCAGTGACTGTTCAAGAAGCTGTGGCCAATAACCCGGAACGTGCCAAAAAGCTGCTTGAACTTGCAGAAGGCGATATCCATAAAATCAAAGGCGAACATCTGACTGCAGCCCATAAACTTGCGGATCCCCTTGCTATAGAAATCCATAATGATCTAATAAAAAACCTTGCTCACGGATGTGTTTCTTTTGTGAATGCATTCAATCCACAAAAAATCATTTTTGGGGGCAGCGTGGCCCTATCCCATCCCACATTTATTCAAGAAGTGCACCAAGAGATCCTCCGCTATGCCTTAAAAGCTGCAACAGCAAAATTGGAGAGCATCCCCGCAAAACTTGGTGTGAAAGCTAATGTCATCGGCGCAGCAGCGGCAGCTACTGTGGAATAG